CGATACCTTCGTCTCCAGCGCGGAGATGCGCGTGAGCGTGGACTACAACGACAACGTGCGCGGCGCGACCTTCTACACGGGCACTTACCGCAAGGGTTACACCTTCGATGGAAAGCCCGACGGGCTGCCCAACATGAAGGAACTCTCGCGCGCGCCCTACCAGTGGGGCGCGATCTACGGGTTCGGCAAGGACAAGAAGGACGGCTGGTTCTCCCGCATGATCCCCGGACCGACGCTGCCGAGCTGGTTTCAGCCCTTCATCGAAGACGATGCCGAGCGCGATGATCGTCCCGAGCGCGTGCCGGGCGTGAACAATGTCGGTTTCTTCTCGGACACAATGAAGAAAATGAAGAAGGGGCCGTTCTCTTTGCGCTCGTACCTGTTCCGTCTGCGCGAGTTCAATCCCCAGGACGTGACGCCCTATCTGAACATCACCGACAACCCGATCGAGGTGAAGGTGCGCACCCTGAAAGTGCCGGCCTCCACGCCGGTCATCGCCGAGGACATGCCCGCGGCGAGAACGCCCGCTGCCGGCGAAGCCGCCGCACCGGTCAAGGCGACTTCGACAGGCACGGTGCAGTAGGGGAACAACGATCTTTTAGACAACAAGCGCTTCATCAAAAAAGGGCGGCCCATCGGGCCGCCCTTTGTCATCGTGAACTGGAAACCTCAGGAAGCGCGCTTCAAGAACTCGCGGTTGGTGATGTAGCCGTTTTCCTTGAACCATTCGACGGCGCGGCGAATGGATTCCTCGATGGGCGTGAATTCCAGGCCCAGTTCCTCGCGCGCTTTCGTGTTGTCGTAGAACAGGTACTGCTTGGCGTAGCGCAGCGCCTTGCCCGAGACGACCGGTCGCTGGTGGGTGACCGTATCGGAGCGGTATTCGAGCGCATAACCCATGGCGATGGCGACGTTGATGGGGATCTTGCGCAGCTTGATGCGCATGCCCGTCACTTCCATCACGAGGTCGAGAAACTCCTTCATTTTTACATTGCGGTTGGTCAGGCAGTAGCTCTCGCCGACCTTGCCCTTTTCCTCGGCCAGCACGTGGCCGCGGGCGACGTCTTCAACGTCGACGATGTTGAAGCCCGCGTCGAAATAGCCGGGCGTCTTGCCGTTGACGATGTCGAGCAGAATCTGGCCCGTCGGGGTGGGGGCGATGTCACGGGCGCCGAAGGGAAAGCCGGGGTTCACGATGGTGAGCGGCAGCCCCTCGCGCGCGAAGACCTTCGCATCCTGGTCCGAGAGGTACTTCGAGAAGACGTAGTCGTTGGCCTTGTCGATCTGGTTGAAGTCCGTCTTCTCGTTGGAGGGGGATTCGCCGTCTTCGACTCCGAGCGCCGCGATGGAACTGGTGTAGACGACCTTCTCCACGTCGGCCTTGTAGGCGGCCCAGAGCACGTTCTGCGAACCGGTGATGTTCACATCGTACATCTTGCGGCGGTTGGGAAGCCACAGAGCGTAGATCGCCGCCAGGTGGAACACGCGGTCGCAGCCCTTCATGGCCGCCTTGACCTGGTCGGAATCGGTGACGTCGGCCTCGACCTTTTCCACGTCCAGGCCGTCGATGTTCTTCGTATTCTCGCCGTGCATGATCATGCAGCGCACGTCGCGGTTTTGTTCGAGCAGCAGCCGCACCACGTGCGAGCCGATGAATCCGGCGCCGCCGGTTACCAGTGTTTTGCCCATTCGATCACTCTCCTGAATTTCGTTTTGCTTGTCGCAGGGAATTGCAGATGACCGGAGCGTTGCGCGCGCTCGGCAGAGTTCCCCATGGCCTTGTTGCGGGCGCACGTGTCGCATGCGCCGCGCCCGCCGGGGGCGATACTTACCCGATTGCAGCGCTCCCGACCAGTCGGTCGGGCAAATCGCAGCGGCAGGGACGCCTTTTCGCCGGCGGAAAAATCGGCCATTGTCCCTGTGATGTCGGCACCTTGGCCGCCGCGCGCGTGCGGGCCGGGGCCGGACTTTCCCTTTTTCGGAGCGAGAGCGTGGCAAAGATTCGATTTCTGACCGACGGCATCGAGGCCGAGGTTTCCGATGGCACTCTGGTAATGGACGCTTGCGAGGACAACGGTGCTTCCCTCCCATTTGGCTGTGCCGAGGGATTTTGCGGCACCTGCACGATGGTGGTGAAGGAAGGCCTGGAGAACCTGGCCGCCCCGACCGAGAAAGAGCGCGAGCGGCTGGCCGACACGGGCCTTGGCGAGGGCCTGCGCCTTGGTTGTCAGGCGGTTCTGGAGCGGGGCGAGCTGGCCTTCGAGAACGGGTAAGGTCTTCGCGGCAAAGAGAGCAGGCGAGCATGGACCCGGTACACAACAGAGAGCTCCATCTTCTGGTCAGACAGCACAAGGTTGTCTACGAGGTGCGCCCGAATCTCAACTACACTCAGGGCAATGCCAGGGAGATCGGCTTCGACGTGACCCTCTATGGAACGCACGTGCAGCCCGCCCATCCGCCCGATCCCGGCTGCCATGAGTGCGCGCAGGTCTGGCGGGACCTCAGCAAGATCGCCCGCGCGGCAATCCCCCCCGACGATCACGAGAGCCGCTCCGCCATCGCCCCCTTCGACCAGCTTCTCCACGAATCGGCGGCGCGGAATTTTCGCTACGACGTCGAGCTGACCATCGAGGTCCGCCACCGCAAGCATTTTCTCGATCCCGCCGATGCGTCCGAATCGCACACGGTCAAGGCGATCGTGAACGCGCTCAAGGAACTCGGCGCGCAGGAGCACACCTGGAGCGAGATCCGGGCAAAGCAGCACATGATTCCAAAAGCGTGAGTCCTGAATCGTCGCGGAAAACTCGAAACCGCAATCAGTTCTGCGCCGCATCGCGGTCGGCGTCCTGGGGGGCTCTTCCGAAGTGGCGGGCGAAGACGTCCTTCCATTCGGGCTTGGTGAGCACGCGCATGATCTCGGCGGCGTAGATGCTCATCACGTCCATTTTCGGGTCGAACATCCGGCTCATGCCCTCGAAGGTCAGATACGCCACGTTGAGCAGCGTGACGTTGGGGTCCAGGTGCAGGTGGTGGCGCCGGATCATCTTGAACATGTCGAGCACATACTTGGCGAACTCGATTTCCGAGGCGTTCTTGCCCTCGAGCTCGTCGAGAATGGAGACGCAGTCGGCCTCGAAGGCTTCGTAGTCTTTTGGCTGGATTCCGTATTCCTCGACGTAGGCGCGGGCCACGCCTTTGCCATCGCGCTGGGAGATCGCCAGGTTGAAGCGCAGGAAGGTGGGCAGGTAATCCTCGCGCACGTTGTTCACCAGGCCCAGGTCCAGGATGTAGCAGTTGCCCGCATCGTCGAAGAGGATGTTGCCCGGGTGCAGGTCGGCGTGGATGAAAAAGTCGTCGAAGACCATCTTCGTGTAGATCTTGAACAGCCGGATGGCCATGTCCTTGCGGGGAACCTTGATGATGTCGACAATGTCGTCGATCTTCAGCGCGTCGATGAACTCCATGGTGATGACCTGTTTGGAGCAAAGCTCCTCGTGCAGTTTGGGGATGTGCACATAGGGCAGGTCCTTGAAGTTCTCGTGGAAGCGCCGGTTGTTGTCGGCCTCTACCGTGAAATCGAGCTGGGCGTAGATGGCATCGCCGAATTCCTTTGTCTGCGCGACAAAGTTCATGCGCCGGGCGATGGGAATGAGCGTCTCTACCAGACCGGCCATGAAGCGCATGATCGAGAGATCGCGCTCAACGGTCTTCTCGATGTCGGGGCGGCGGACTTTGACGGCCACGCGTTCGCCGGACTTGAGATTGGCTTCGTGGACCTGCGCCACGCTGGCGGCGGCGATGGGCTCGCGGGTGAAGTTGTCGAAGATTTCATCGACGCCCTTGCCGAAATCGTCCTGGAAAATTTTTGCGACCCCCTCGAACGGAAATGGCGGCACGCGGTCCTGCAGGATGGCCAGCTCCTCGGTGATGTAGGGCGGCAGCAGATCGGGCCGTGACGAGAGGATCTGTCCGAGCTTGATGTAGGTCGCTCCCAGGCCCTGGAGCAGCGCGCGGATGGTCGAGCCCAGGAGGGCTTCGTTCTTGAGCTGGCGGGCCTGTTTGTCGAAAGTGAATAGGTGCGCGGCGCGCAGCAGAAAATACCGGCCGATGTGCCAGGTCATGTGGAAGGCGACATTGAGGAAACGCAGGGCAAGACGCATGATGACTGATGGGGCAGGGCCGCATTTCGCGCGCGCGGCCTGCCTTCGGCTCCTTGAAAATTTACGTGTTCAAAGTGACAAGGCGGCAGTATAGGGCGCCGGCCCCAAAGCGCCAAAACATTGAACATCGGCCCGCCCTGTTTCATTCGCGGGTCTTCCCGCGGGGCAGATTGGGGAAAAGCCTCAAAATCCGGTCATTTGGGGCTTGACCCGACGTGAATAGTTGGCCAATTATTGCCCCCTTCGTTGGAGCGCTTCGGCGCTTTCAACAGGCGCGTAGCTCAGGGGTAGAGCACCACCTTGACATGGTGGGGGTCGGCGGTTCGAAACCGCCCGCGCCTACCAGAGAACGAGCAAACGAGGGCTCCGCGCGCTTTCAGTTTCGAAAGCAGCAGGGCCCTCGTTTTTATTCAGGCGGTACGTAGTGGCAAAGCAGATCAAACTGGCAGAAGGCGGCACCCTCGACGCAGGCAGCCCCGAGGGGCTCGAACTCCTGCGCCATAGCACCTCGCACCTGATGGCCCAGGCGCTCACCGAGATGTTCCCGGGCATCGAGATCACCATCGGGCCGGCCACTGCCGACGGCTTCTACTACGACGTCGACTACGAGCGTTCTCTGAGCCCCGAAGATCTCGAGGCCGTCGAGGCGCGCATGCAGGAAATTGTGAAGCGCAACGACCCGGTTGCCCGCAAGGAAATGCCGCGCTCCGAGGCGATCGAACTCTTCAAGGGCCTCGGCCAGAAATACAAAGTCGAGATCATCGAAGGAATCCCTGAAGGGGAGACCATCAGCGCCTACAGCCAGGGCGACTTCATCGACCTGTGCACGGGCCCCCACGTGGCCAGCACCGGCGAGCTGGGCAGCTTCAAGCTCCTGCGGCTGGCCGGCGCCTACTGGCGCGGCGATGAGAAGAACAAGATGCTCCAGCGCATCTACGGCACCGCGTTCCCCTCCGACAAGGAGCTGCGCGTCTATCTCAAGCAGATGGAAGAGGCCAAGAAGCGCGACCACCGCAAGCTGGGCAAGGAACTCGACCTGTTCAGCATCCAGGACCTGGGCGGCGGCGGCCTGGTGTTCTGGCACCCCAAGGGCGGGCGCATTCGCGAGGCCATCGAGAACTATCTCAAGGAAATTCACCGCAAGCGCGGCTACGAGTTCCTGAACACGCCCCACGTGGCGGACCTGGAGCTGTGGAAGACGTCCGGCCACTGCGATTTCTACGCCGACCGCATGTATCCGCCCATGGAAATCGAGAACCGGCTGTTCCAGCTCAAGCCCATGAACTGCCCGTTCCACATCCTGATCTACCAGAACGGGCTGCGCAGCTACCGCGACCTGCCGCTTCGCTGGGCCGAGTTCGGCACCGTCTACCGCCACGAGCAGTCGGGCGAGCTCCACGGGCTGATGCGCGTGCGCGGCTTCACCCAGGACGACGCCCACATCTTCTGCCGCCCCGACCAGCTCGAATCCGAGATCGCCGGGGTGCTGGATCTGATGATGGAGGTCCTCCAGACCTTCGGATTCAACGATTTCGACATCGCGCTCTCCACCCGGCCCGACGACGCCATCGGCGATCCGGAGATCTGGGAGAAGGCCACGGCCGCCCTCAAGGCCGCCATTGAGAGCCGGGGCCTCAAATACACCGTCAAAGAGGGCGACGGGGCCTTCTACGGCCCGAAAATCGACATCGACATCCGCGACGCCATCGGCCGGACCTGGCAGTGCTCGACGACCCAGCTCGATTTCAACCTCCCTGAGCGCTTTGCCATGGAGTTTGTGGGCGACGACAATGCCAAGCACCGTCCGATTATGATCCACAGGGCCCTCATGGGCTCTATGGAGCGGTTTTTCGGAATTCTGATCGAGCACTACGCCGGGGCCTTCCCGACCTGGCTGGCCCCTGAGCAGGTGCGGGTCATCTCCATCACCGACGAGCAGGCCGACTACGCCCGTAAGGTATTGCAGACCCTAAATGATTCGGGTATAAGGGCGACCGCCGATTTGCGCAACGAGAAGCTGGGTCTGAAGATCCGCGAGGCGCAGACGCAGAAAATCCCTTACGCATTGGTGATCGGCGACCGGGAAATGGAAGAGGGCAAGGTCGCTCCCCGCAAATACGGGGAGAAACAGGGCCTGCCGGCTCTTCCAGTATCGGAATTTGTGTCGCAGATTTGCGAAGAGATCGAAAGCCGGAGGGCCTAGTTTATTTATAGGGGTCGCCAGACTTCGCGAGAGCGCGAACCGCAGGCCCGAATCAATGAGCGCATTCGTGCGCCGGAGATTCGGGTAATTGACGAACAGGGCGAACAGCTCGGCGTTCTCCGGCCCGACGAGGCCTTGGCAATGGCCAAGTCACGTGGCATGGACCTGGTGGAGATTTCTCCCAACGCCGCGCCGCCCGTCTGCAAGTTCATGGACTACGGTAAGTTCAAGTATTTGCAGAAGAAAAAGGCTGCTGAAGCCAAAAAGCATCAGCACCAGGTGCAGCTCAAGGAAGTAAAATTCCGGCCGAAGATCGAGAAGCACGACTACGAGTTCAAGCTTCGCAAGGCCATCGAATTCCTTGAGGAAGGCAACAAGGTAAAGCTCACGATTCGTTTCCGCGGTCGTGAGATTACGCGTCCGGCGCTGGCCCAGCGCATCATCGACCAGGTGGTCGAGGACACCAAGGACGTCGGCGCGCTCGAAGGGCGCTCGACATTCGAAGGGCGCACGATGATCGCGATCCTCGTGCCGGTGGCCAAGCAGGGCGGCAAGGGCAAGGCGCCCAAGAAGGAAGCGGCAAAGGCTGAAAAGCCCGCCGCAACGCCGGAAGAGAAGCCGGCCGAGAAGACTGAGGAAGCCGCAAGCGAGAGCGTAGCGGAGTCCTGAGAAGACAGAGACCAAAGTCCCGCGCAAGCGGGACGTAGAAAGAGCTGAAGACAATGCCGAAGATGAAAACCCACCGTGGTGCCGCCAAGCGAATTCGCAAGACCGGCAAGGGCAAGTTCAAGTTCAAGCGTGCCGGTAACCGTCACTGCCAGTCGACTCATTCGAAGTCGACCCTGCGGCGCAACCGCGACAACGCTTACATCGACGACTCGAACCTCAAGGCCGTCAAGGCGATGCTTCCCTACTAAGGGCGGCGTCCTGACGAGAGAGAGAAGGCAAAGAAATGGCACGCGCAACCCGGGGCACCAAGGCCCGCGCCCGTCGTAAAAAGATCATGAAGATGGCCAGCGGCCGTCGTCACGGCCATGGCGATCAGCTCAAGACCGCCCGTGACAGCGTCATCCGCGGCTTCAAATACGCCTACCGCGACCGCAAGGTCCGCAAGCGCGACATGCGCGGCCTGTGGATTCAGCGCATCAACGCTGCCGCTCGTGAGAACGGGCTCAGCTACTCGCGTCTGATTCACGGACTCAAGGAAGCCGGTGTGGAACTCGATCGCAAGGCGCTCGCCCAGATCGCCTACGAGAACCCGGCGCAGTTTACGAGCATCGTCGAGGTGGCCAAGCAAGTAGCGTAAGCTCACAACCGGCCCACTTTCGGCGAATCGCCACGTTGGCTCCCCCCGCTGGGATGCCCCGTGGCGATTCTCGTATCTGGGCAAGGGGAAACAAGTGGAAGCAAAGCTCAAAGAGATCGAAACCCAGGCCCGCGCCGCCATTGCCGCTGCAAGCGACGAGGATGCGCTGCGCGAGGCGGAGACCGAATACCTGGGGCGCAAGGCCGGCAAGCTCTCTGCCGTGCTCAAGGGGCTCAAAGACCTCTCGGGGCCCGAGCGCGGCGCGGTGGGCAAGCTGGCCAACGAGATCAAGAACGCCCTGGAAGCGCTCATTGCCGAGCGCCGCGAGAGCCTGCAGTCCTCGGCCATGGCGGGGCGCCTCCAGAAGGAGAGCATCGACCTGAGCCTGCCCGCCTCGGGCGTGGCCGCCGGCAGCCTGCACCCGCTCGTCCAGATGGAGCGCGAGCTGCGCGCCATCTTCGTGCGCATGGGCTTTACCGTCGCCACCGGCCCCGAGGTCGAGAAGGACTACTACAACTTCGAGGCCCTCAACATCCCGGCCGACCACCCCGCGCGCGACATGCAGGATACCTTCTACATCCAGCCCGGCGTGCTGCTGCGCACGCACACCTCGCCGGTGCAGATCCGCACCATGGAAAAGCGAGAGCCGCCGGTGCGTATCATCGCGCCGGGCAAGGTCTACCGCTGCGACTCCGATCCCACGCACTCGCCCATGTTCCACCAGATCGAGGGCCTGTGGATCGACAAGGGCGTGACCTTCGCCGATCTCAAGGGGACGCTCGGCTCGTTCATCCGCCAGGTGTTCGACTCATCGGTGAAGCTGCGCTTTCGCCCCAGCTTCTTCCCCTTTACCGAGCCCAGCGCCGAGGCCGACATGAGCTGCGTGTTCTGCAAGCGCGACGGCAGCGCCTGCAGCGTGTGCAAGGGCAGCGGGTGGATCGAAGTGCTGGGTGCCGGCATGGTCGACCCGCGCGTGTTCGGCTTTGTGGGCTACGACCCTGAGCAGTACTCGGGCTTTGCCTTTGGCCTGGGCATCGAGCGTTTCGCGATGCTCAAATACGGCGTGCCCGACCTTCGTCTCTACTTTGAAAACGACGTGCGCTTCCTGGAGCAGTACTAGTGAAAATTTCCTACCAATGGCTCAAGGACCTGGTTCCCGCGCTGGAACTCAGCCCGCAGGAACTGGCCGAACAACTCACAATGGCGGGCCTCGAGCTCGAAGACCTCGAAGATCCCAGCCGCGGCTGGGACAATGTGGTCGTCGGCAAGGTTGAAGCAATCGAGCCCCATCCCGATGCCGACAAGCTGCGCCTGTGCACGGTGCGCGTTGGCGCGGATACCGTTCAGAAGATCGTCTGCGGCGCGTCCAATGTGGACGCGGGCCAGAGCGTGTGCGTCGCCCTGGAAGGGGCGGAGCTTCCCGGCGGCTTCAAGATCAAGAAGGCGAAGATCCGCGGCGTTGAATCGCGTGGCATGATCTGTTCGGAAAAAGAGCTCGGCCTGGCCGAACAATCCGACGGCATTCTCGTGCTTGAAGGCGCGCAGGCCGACAACGAGCCCGGCACGCCGG
The nucleotide sequence above comes from Chrysiogenia bacterium. Encoded proteins:
- a CDS encoding SDR family oxidoreductase, encoding MGKTLVTGGAGFIGSHVVRLLLEQNRDVRCMIMHGENTKNIDGLDVEKVEADVTDSDQVKAAMKGCDRVFHLAAIYALWLPNRRKMYDVNITGSQNVLWAAYKADVEKVVYTSSIAALGVEDGESPSNEKTDFNQIDKANDYVFSKYLSDQDAKVFAREGLPLTIVNPGFPFGARDIAPTPTGQILLDIVNGKTPGYFDAGFNIVDVEDVARGHVLAEEKGKVGESYCLTNRNVKMKEFLDLVMEVTGMRIKLRKIPINVAIAMGYALEYRSDTVTHQRPVVSGKALRYAKQYLFYDNTKAREELGLEFTPIEESIRRAVEWFKENGYITNREFLKRAS
- a CDS encoding (2Fe-2S)-binding protein, yielding MAKIRFLTDGIEAEVSDGTLVMDACEDNGASLPFGCAEGFCGTCTMVVKEGLENLAAPTEKERERLADTGLGEGLRLGCQAVLERGELAFENG
- a CDS encoding AarF/ABC1/UbiB kinase family protein, whose translation is MRLALRFLNVAFHMTWHIGRYFLLRAAHLFTFDKQARQLKNEALLGSTIRALLQGLGATYIKLGQILSSRPDLLPPYITEELAILQDRVPPFPFEGVAKIFQDDFGKGVDEIFDNFTREPIAAASVAQVHEANLKSGERVAVKVRRPDIEKTVERDLSIMRFMAGLVETLIPIARRMNFVAQTKEFGDAIYAQLDFTVEADNNRRFHENFKDLPYVHIPKLHEELCSKQVITMEFIDALKIDDIVDIIKVPRKDMAIRLFKIYTKMVFDDFFIHADLHPGNILFDDAGNCYILDLGLVNNVREDYLPTFLRFNLAISQRDGKGVARAYVEEYGIQPKDYEAFEADCVSILDELEGKNASEIEFAKYVLDMFKMIRRHHLHLDPNVTLLNVAYLTFEGMSRMFDPKMDVMSIYAAEIMRVLTKPEWKDVFARHFGRAPQDADRDAAQN
- the thrS gene encoding threonine--tRNA ligase, giving the protein MAKQIKLAEGGTLDAGSPEGLELLRHSTSHLMAQALTEMFPGIEITIGPATADGFYYDVDYERSLSPEDLEAVEARMQEIVKRNDPVARKEMPRSEAIELFKGLGQKYKVEIIEGIPEGETISAYSQGDFIDLCTGPHVASTGELGSFKLLRLAGAYWRGDEKNKMLQRIYGTAFPSDKELRVYLKQMEEAKKRDHRKLGKELDLFSIQDLGGGGLVFWHPKGGRIREAIENYLKEIHRKRGYEFLNTPHVADLELWKTSGHCDFYADRMYPPMEIENRLFQLKPMNCPFHILIYQNGLRSYRDLPLRWAEFGTVYRHEQSGELHGLMRVRGFTQDDAHIFCRPDQLESEIAGVLDLMMEVLQTFGFNDFDIALSTRPDDAIGDPEIWEKATAALKAAIESRGLKYTVKEGDGAFYGPKIDIDIRDAIGRTWQCSTTQLDFNLPERFAMEFVGDDNAKHRPIMIHRALMGSMERFFGILIEHYAGAFPTWLAPEQVRVISITDEQADYARKVLQTLNDSGIRATADLRNEKLGLKIREAQTQKIPYALVIGDREMEEGKVAPRKYGEKQGLPALPVSEFVSQICEEIESRRA
- the infC gene encoding translation initiation factor IF-3 → MYRGRQTSREREPQARINERIRAPEIRVIDEQGEQLGVLRPDEALAMAKSRGMDLVEISPNAAPPVCKFMDYGKFKYLQKKKAAEAKKHQHQVQLKEVKFRPKIEKHDYEFKLRKAIEFLEEGNKVKLTIRFRGREITRPALAQRIIDQVVEDTKDVGALEGRSTFEGRTMIAILVPVAKQGGKGKAPKKEAAKAEKPAATPEEKPAEKTEEAASESVAES
- the rpmI gene encoding 50S ribosomal protein L35 is translated as MPKMKTHRGAAKRIRKTGKGKFKFKRAGNRHCQSTHSKSTLRRNRDNAYIDDSNLKAVKAMLPY
- the rplT gene encoding 50S ribosomal protein L20; protein product: MARATRGTKARARRKKIMKMASGRRHGHGDQLKTARDSVIRGFKYAYRDRKVRKRDMRGLWIQRINAAARENGLSYSRLIHGLKEAGVELDRKALAQIAYENPAQFTSIVEVAKQVA
- the pheS gene encoding phenylalanine--tRNA ligase subunit alpha, with the protein product MEAKLKEIETQARAAIAAASDEDALREAETEYLGRKAGKLSAVLKGLKDLSGPERGAVGKLANEIKNALEALIAERRESLQSSAMAGRLQKESIDLSLPASGVAAGSLHPLVQMERELRAIFVRMGFTVATGPEVEKDYYNFEALNIPADHPARDMQDTFYIQPGVLLRTHTSPVQIRTMEKREPPVRIIAPGKVYRCDSDPTHSPMFHQIEGLWIDKGVTFADLKGTLGSFIRQVFDSSVKLRFRPSFFPFTEPSAEADMSCVFCKRDGSACSVCKGSGWIEVLGAGMVDPRVFGFVGYDPEQYSGFAFGLGIERFAMLKYGVPDLRLYFENDVRFLEQY
- a CDS encoding phenylalanine--tRNA ligase subunit beta, with translation MKISYQWLKDLVPALELSPQELAEQLTMAGLELEDLEDPSRGWDNVVVGKVEAIEPHPDADKLRLCTVRVGADTVQKIVCGASNVDAGQSVCVALEGAELPGGFKIKKAKIRGVESRGMICSEKELGLAEQSDGILVLEGAQADNEPGTPVAKVLHVPPLLDLSVTPNRGDCLSAIGLAREVAALTGGELHEPEFALNEQDGAASE